In Patagioenas fasciata isolate bPatFas1 chromosome 2, bPatFas1.hap1, whole genome shotgun sequence, a single window of DNA contains:
- the ODF1 gene encoding outer dense fiber protein 1 has protein sequence MTMSMHCCLLEDAKCDLRQAEREMRKQLKLMHSEVQQLCEELPAPCLRRLAGRHCCLHQRDTCPWERWTLTSRVDVEQEPASMRKRLRRLCKCSHDHELLALIDVEGFDPNDIIVMVKDRKVKVLAEHEEEHTTARGKEYNYRNITKQISLPPGVSEDEVTYSLAPDNIMKIETTHNCCPCLLGR, from the exons ATGACCATGTCGATGCACTGTTGCCTTCTGGAAGACGCCAAGTGCGATTTGAGGCAGGCAGAGAGGGAGATGCGGAAGCAGCTGAAGCTGATGCACTCGGAGGTGCAGCAGCTCTGCGAGGAGCTGCCCGCGCCCTGCCTGCGCAGGCTGGCCGGCCGGCACTGCTGCCTGCACCAGCGCGACACGTGCCCCTGGGAGCGCTGGACGCTCACCAGCAGGGTGGATGTGGAGCAAGAACCGGCCAG CATGCGAAAAAGACTTCGCAGGTTGTGTAAGTGTTCCCATGATCACGAGCTTTTGGCTTTGATAGATGTGGAGGGTTTTGACCCCAACGACATCATTGTGATGGTAAAAGACAGGAAGGTGAAGGTGTTAGCGGAGCACGAGGAGGAGCACACCACCGCAAGAGGGAAAGAGTATAACTACAGGAACATAACGAAGCAAATCAGCCTGCCGCCGGGGGTGAGCGAGGATGAGGTGACCTATTCGCTGGCACCAGATAACATCATGAAGATTGAAACGACACACAACTGCTGCCCTTGTCTCCTGGGCCGCTGA